tacttaattacaacaatttttaaaaactccatgaCTTTGTgctatttctaatatttaaataaaaaacatttcaaattttgcACAAATAATTTAGGCTAATACATAACTAGATTTTAATAAAGTCAGATGAAGCAATAATTCCTCCTCTGTGTTTGAAAGGAATGAGTGTGGTTACAAAGCCACAGGATGAGTCCCTGGGATCTGGGGTAGGAGAAGGGGTGGATCAAGAATGCTTTGGGTTTGTCACTTCCTAGCAGGCCGAGGGTGTGACACAGCAGCTTGGTAGCAGAGAGGTCTATTCTATCCTCTAACACCCCAATGCTAACTTTTTGGATGTATTTCCTTCTAGCATGTAGAAAGGGCTTTTCTTGGCTGCCAGGAAGTGGGGAGCAGGGATGTGGCATCGTGATGATCTGGGGACAGCCAGGCATATGCTcagacactttggaaaactggGAAAGGTGAACAGGGAGACAGAatcttcatcttcttcctttTGTTGACTGGGGAGGAGGGTGCTTGGTGACATTTTCCTGAGTATAAAGAAGGAATACAGGTTTGAAAGGTTTGTAACTGTATGTGAAAACACGTACTGAAAACGAAtactgggggaaaaaaggcaTTGTAAACACTtctatttaaaatgaagatttctgGAACAATTATTCTATATAGTGGTATCACAAGTCTTTAGCTGGTAAAATCTAGCACTGAAACAACTGTTAATCTTTAACTTGTGAGGGTTCTTTTTAAAGCACCACTTAAGacctatatattaaaaaaattaaatatagaaaaattcttCTATCTAATAAATGAGTTTGAGAATGCACAGGAAACAACACAacccatttttaaacttttagtaaCTGAAGTGGAGCATTAAATTCAAAACCACTTTGAGGATTCCTACATGGTTCACCTCAGGGAAAACAAATGCAGAGCTATCAAAGAGTTTCTCAATACATTCCCAGACCTTGGAGGGCTACAGCATTTCATAAATATGGTCACTGGACTGaagatttctaaattttaaatttgaaacccCCAAAAAGTAACATATAGgatttataagtattttatttttttgagaaatgacaAAAAATTGGAACTAGTTTTAACAAtctctgaaaattttaaattctagacATGTTTATTTTGAAACACACTTCCAAACAAGATAAACAACAATACATATGTCTACTACACTGCAGAAGTAGCTTAAACTTGCCAAGACATCCTCCTTTGTACTTGTTTCCTCAAGAGTTGCTAGGTCATTTTTTGCCCTTGGCCAACAGCCTCTTGAAAAACAACAAAGGACCTACTGTCAAAGTCACTCTCAGGTGTTTGCCCTGCCAGCTCATGCCTTCTCCGCACACCGCACCCCCAAAGGAGCACGGAGGCCCGCAGGGCTGGCTGGCCCTGGTTCCAGCCTCACCGCCGGTTGGACCGCTTTTCGTACTTGTCCTGGCTGCTCCGCTTTCGCGGCGGAGAGTAACTGGCAGAACCTCGAGCACGGAAGCTGTGCTTATAAGGATGGCTTCTGTGTTTCTTCgggttttcttctttctgggcCTGGCTCTTCGCTGGTTCCTTATCGCCCTCTTTTTGTTCATGGTCTTGCTCTTTATGAGAGGGCAATGTGTTTTTAATTGTGTTAATTAGAAATCTTTTATTGGTACTGGCAAGAGGACACTTCatcctggggtggggaggagaaaagaaaaagtatcacaAATCAAATAGTTAACTCCAAAGCTGGATCCACTATCGTGATTAGTACCAAAGAATCCTGCTCCCACAGAATCGAGTTTCTGAATTTGTTAGCTTTCCTTGCATGCCACCTAGTGTAAACTCTGAGTACCAGGGGGGAAAAAATATCAAGACGATTGGATTTCTTGAGACAGACTGCCTGGAACACTaaacctttcttccttcctggaaCTAAATTTCCTACTGAAGTTCATATGTACAGGTATTGACCACACTGTGAACTAACagaatcatttaatattttcttttgaactaATAAGTGCCCTATTTGACTATAACCTCTTTTGGATTAAATTTATTGCGTCTTGTGTTTTATTACCAGACAGTGAAAACTGTTCCTTTTCCAAGGCAACTAAAAAGTATATTCTGCTGTATCTTAAATACAGAAGCTAAATGATCTACTACAGAATAAAAAAAACTATGTAAAGAATCCATAAATATGCAATAATCCTTTACTTAAAGAAATTCTTACACCTCTATTTCAGGATGCTAGGCTATGCTCTGTGGAGGGGCACTTTACTCTCCCGCCCTGGTGAATTTCTGTGCAGGATATATTTAAGTACCTTCATGATTCAACTTCACCTAGGAGAGGCTGCAACCAATCAAATAGCTAATTATTGTGCTTAGATTTACTtataaactatttctttttcaggtgttAATAAATCTTCCATTTTCAAAAAGATGACCCTATACAAATGAGAACTTTCATATTTCTCTTAGCCTTGAGATGTCTGCCATATGATGGGCTAATTTAGGAGTATGCTGATTCCCAAAATCATGTTATTCAGGGTGGCTGgtattaaacaaaaatgaatgtagaATAGCCACCTTTCTATAAAACTTTGATTTACAGAGAACTGCAAACAATACTTCAAAATCAAGCCAACAACACTCCACCATAGGAATGGTGTGGACTAGTACTGTATAGGTGAAGTATAGGCAGTCA
This Piliocolobus tephrosceles isolate RC106 chromosome X, ASM277652v3, whole genome shotgun sequence DNA region includes the following protein-coding sequences:
- the LOC111540450 gene encoding protein POLR1D: MEEDQELERKAIEELLKEAKRGKTRAETMGPMGWMKCPLASTNKRFLINTIKNTLPSHKEQDHEQKEGDKEPAKSQAQKEENPKKHRSHPYKHSFRARGSASYSPPRKRSSQDKYEKRSNRR